A segment of the Flavobacterium azooxidireducens genome:
CAGGAAGTTGTTTTGCAAAATGTAAAATCAAATTATTTTCTTTTTTGGTATCGATAATTTCAATGGATTCATTGGCTGAAATTAAAGTTCCTTTATCGCCAACTTGTCCACCACCTTCCGGATAAAAAGGAGTTGCATCTAAAACAATTTGATATAAAATTCCGTCTTTTTTTGAATCTACTTTACGAATTCGAGTGATTTTTACTTCATTTTCTGTTTGATCATAACCAACAAATGTTTCTACATTTCCGGGAATTAAAACAGACCAATCTTCGGTTGAAACTTCAGAAGCGGCACGTGAACGCGTTTTTTGCTTTTGTAACTCGTTTTCAAATTCAGTTTCGTTGAACGAAAATCCTTTTTCTTTTAAAATTAAAGCCGTCAAATCTTTAGGAAAACCAAATGTATCATACAATTCAAATACTTTTGCTCCGGAAACTTCATTTCCTTTTGTCTCTGAAACTACATTTTCCAACAATTGTAAACCTTGATCCAAAGTTCTCAAAAAAGAAGCTTCTTCTTCCCGAATCACATTAGTAACCAAATTTTGTTGCGATTTAATTTCAGGGAAAAATTCGCCCATTTGATTCGCCAAAACTTCAACTAATTTATTGATGAAAGGCTCTTTTGTATTTAAAAAAGTAAATCCATAACGAATCGCACGACGTAAAATTCTACGAATTACATAACCGGCTCCGGTGTTGGAAGGTAATTGTCCATCTGCAATAGCAAAAGCTACTGCTCTGATATGATCAACCACAACTCGAATAGCAATGTTGATTTTATTTTGTTCTTCGCTTATATTTTTAACCTCGTTCGAAGTATATTTTAATCCAGTAATTTGTTCAACTTTTTCAATCAATGGCGTAAAAACATCGGTATCATAATTGGATGTTTTCCCTTGCAAAGCCATACACAAACGTTCAAATCCCATTCCGGTATCCACGTGTTGAGCGGGTAATTTTTCTAAGGAACCATCGGCTTTACGATTGAATTCCATAAAAACATTGTTCCAAATTTCCACTACTTGTGGATGGTCGTTATTCACCAAACTTTTTCCGGAAACGTTTGCTTTTTCCTCTTCAGAACGCAAATCAACGTGAATTTCAGAACAAGGTCCGCACGGTCCCTGATCGCCCATTTCCCAAAAATTATCTTTTTTATTTCCTAAAATAATTCGGTCTTCATCTATCAGTTCCTTCCAAATATCCCATGCTTCTTGGTCAAAAGGCACATTTTCTTCGGGATTTCCTTCAAAAACTGAAACATATAAATTTTCTTTCGGAATTTTATAGACTTCCGTCAGCAATTCCCAAGCCCAATTGATAGCATCTTTCTTAAAATAATCACCAAATGACCAGTTTCCCAGCATTTCAAACATGGTGTGATGATAGGTGTCAAACCCAACATCTTCCAAATCATTGTGTTTTCCGGAAACACGCAAACATTTTTGCGTATCAGCAATCCGCTTGCTTTTGGGTTCAGCATTTCCTAAAAAATATTCTTTAAACTGAGCCATTCCCGAGTTGTTAAACATCAAGGTTGGGTCATCTTTTAGAACAATAGGTGCCGAAGGAACGATTAAATGTCCTTTACTTTCAAAAAATTGGAGAAACTGGTTGCGGATATCTTGTGATTTCATTGTAAAAAAATGTTCAGTGTTTATTTTCAAATGGTTAGACAATAATTACTGTAAAAAACGGTTTTTATTGTTTAAAATCGGATGCTCTCTTTAAAAAATTAAATTAGCTTTAGAATGAAACATTTCTTAAATTTGTTCGTCTAATCCTTTTGAAAGCACAAAAATAGTATAATTTAAGAAATGTCGAAGAAAGTAAAGTATTATTACGACACAGAAAGTTTAGCTTATAAAAAAATCAGTCCAAAAAAAGGGAGGAAGTTTGGTTACGTGGCTTTATTTCTGATCTCTTCGGCTTTGTTTGGGTTTTTATGTTTTGTGATTTTATTGAACACACCCTATTTTGAAACGCCAAAAGACCGTTTGCAAGCACGTGAAATTGATAATATGAAACTTCGCTACGCCATTTTAAACAAAAAAATGGATCAATTGGATGAAGTGATTGCCAATATAGAAGAACGCGACAACAATTTATACCGCATTTATTTTAACTCCTCTCCTATTCCAAGCGAACAACGAAAAGCAGGATTTGGCGGAGTAAATCGATACAAAGAATTGGAAGGATTTGATAATTCTGAATTGGTTATCAATACGACCAAACGAGTAGATATGATTTCGAAAGAATTAGCCATTCAATCAAAATCGTTGGATGAAATTTTAGTGCTTGCCAAAGGAAAAGAAAAGTTATTAGCTGCCATTCCTGCTATTCAACCCGTTAAAAATGAAGATTTGACTAGAGTTGCCTCAGGTTTTGGCTATCGAAATGACCCATTTACTAAAATTAGAAAAATGCATCAAGGAATGGATTTTACCGCTAAAACAGGAACCCCGGTTTATGCTACAGGTGATGGTGTGGTGGAACGAGCCGATAACTCGATGTCCGGATTTGGAAATTTGATCATTATCAAACACGGATTTGGTTATACGACTTACTATGCTCATTTAAGCAAATACAAAGCAAGAGTGGGACAAAAAGTAAAACGAGGTGACATTATTGGTTATGTGGGAAGCACCGGACGAAGTGAAGCTCCGCATTTGCATTATGAAGTTCACAAAGACGGCGAACCGATTAACCCAATTAATTTTTACTACGGAAGCATTTCTGCCGAAGAATATATTGCCATTTCAAAAATTGCTAACCAAGAAAATCAAGCACTCGACTAATGCATTTGAACTTACCAGAAAAAAGATACTACAGTATTGGCGAATTGGCCAAAGCATTCGACGTGAACGCTTCTTTAATTCGGTTTTGGGATAAAGAATTCGATATTCTGAAACCAAAAAAGAACGCCAAAGGCAACCGAATGTTTACACCAGAAGATGTGAAAAATCTTCAGTTAATTTATCATTTGGTAAAAGAACGTGGATTTACATTAGAAGGTGCCAAAACGCATTTGAAAGAAGGCCAGAAGAAAACACTAGATAAATTTGAAATTATCAGCAAATTAGAAGGCATAAAAGCACAGTTAACTGAATTAAAAAACGCATTATAATACACTAAAAACAAATACTATGACTGGATTATTAATTGTTATCGGAATTATCGTTTTACTGGCTTTTATGGCCATTGGAATCTACAATGGACTGGTGAGCAACCGCAACAATCGTGAAAATGCATTTGCCGACATCGATGTTCAACTTAAGCAACGTCATGACCTTATTCCTCAGCTGATTGGTTCAGTAAAAGGTTATATGGAACATGAACGCGGAACACTGGAAGCCATTACAAATGCTCGTTCCCGAGCCATGAACGCCACCGGCATCAACGACAAAATCGCTGCTGAACAAGAATTAAGTGGAGCCTTACGCGGACTAAGCATTCAAGTGGAAGCCTATCCTGATTTAAAAGCTAACCAAAACTTCTTGCAGTTGCAAAACGAAATCTCAGACATCGAAAACAAATTGGCTGCAGCCAGAAGATACTTCAACTCGGCTACTCGCGAATTAAACAATGCTGTGCAAAAATTTCCCAACAATATCTTGGCAGGAATGTTTGGTTTTAAAACTGAGCCGATGTTTGATTTAGGTGTAACCGAGAGAGCCAATTTAGACAAAGCACCAGAAGTTAAATTTTAACCGGTGAAATACATAGGTATACAGGAACAAATCCGCAGAAACAACCGTAAATCGGTGTTGTTACTCATTGCTTTTCCGACCGTTTTACTACTGTCGGTCTATGCGGTAGTGTTTCTGATGCAATACCAACCCGATTACGGTTATGACCTCGATTACATCAACCAAAGCTTTCTAAGTATTGCCCCTTTTGTGATGGTGGTGGTTGCTATTTGGTTTGCCATAGCCTATTTTGGACATACCAAAATGATTTCTATGGCAACCGGAGCAAAACCGTTGGAGCGAAAAAGCAATATGAAGATCTACAATTTAGTCGAAAACCTCTGCATCAGTCAAGGAATGCGAATGCCAAAAGTTGAAATCATCGAAAGTTCTGCTCTAAATGCATATGCCAGCGGTATAGACGAGAAGACCTATACCGTAACCCTCACCCGAGGAATCATCGAGGCGTTAGAAGAAGATGAACTAGAAGGCGTTATTGCCCACGAACTGATGCATATCCAAAATCGCGATGTGAGACTGCTTGTTGTTTCTATCATTTTTGTGGGAATATTTACTTTTATAATGGAAATCTCCTTCCGAAGCATGCTCTACGGGGGTGGCAGAAGAAACAACAAAGACTCCGGCAAATTTATTCTTGTGATTCTTGTGGTATCCGTTGTTGCGTATCTACTCACGATGTTGTTCCGTTTTTCACTTAGCCGCAGTAGAGAATACATGGCCGATAGCGGTGCCGCAGCTATGACCCGAAAACCTTGGGCATTGGCTTCTGCTTTGAAAAAAATATCAGGGCATCACCACATCAAAGACGTTAAAAGCGAAGAAATTAAACAAATGTTTATCGAAAATACGCCCGATAAAAAAAATGCCAATATCTTTAGTAGTTTAGGCGGACTTTTTGCCACCCATCCTCCTATCGAAAAACGCATTGCCTTTTTGGAAAAAGTATAACATCAAAACAATAAATAAACAAAAACCTTAAAAACAAACAAAATGAAAAAATGGTTATTACCCGTTGGGATTATAGTAATCCTTGTTATTATTGCTGTTTCGTCTTACAATGGATTAGTAAGTGTTCAGGCAGATGCAAAAACTGCGTGGTCAAACGTTGAAAGCAGCTACCAAAGAAGAAATGATTTAATTGGAAATTTAGTAAAAACCGTTCAAGGAGCTGCTGATTTTGAAAGAGGAACATTAACTGCTGTTATTGAAGCTAGAGCAAAAGCAACTTCAATCACTATTGACCCAACTAACATTACACCTGAACAGATGTCACAATTTCAACAAACGCAAGATGGTTTGGCTGGAGCTTTAAAAAGTTTGCTTGTAACCGTTGAACGTTATCCTGAACTAAAAGCAAACCAAAACTTTTTAGAACTTCAAGCTCAACTTGAAGGCACAGAAAACAGAATTAATGTAGTGAGAGATCGCTATAACGAAACGGTTAATGTTTATGATAAAAAAATCAAATCGTTTCCAACTGTTTTATTTGCCGGAATTATGGGCTTCAAAGAAATGGAACGTTTCAAAGCAGCTGCCGGTGCAGAAAACGCCCCTGATGTAAACTTTGATTTTAAATAAAAATGTCAAAAGTTGAAGACTTTTTAACACACGAGGAAGAGCAAGAAATTGTGAAAGCAATTGCCGTGGCAGAGTTAAACACATCTGGCGAGATTCGCGTGCACATTGAAAATCATACCGATTTAAAACCTCTTGAAAGAGCTCAGGAGGTTTTTAATCAATTAAAAATGAATGAAACGGAACTTCGAAATGGTGTATTATTCTATGTGGGTGTTTCCGATCACACATTTGCCATTATTGGAGACAAAGGTATAAATGATAAAGTTGAAAATGATTTTTGGGATTGTACAAAAGATGTTGTGATAGAATCATTTAAAAGTAAACAATTTAAAGAAGGTTTAATTAAAGGTGTTTTAAGAGCTGGCGAAAGGTTAAAGGAATATTTTCCACTACTTACAGATGATGAAAACGAGCTCTCAAACGAAATTTCTAAAGGATAATGAGTAAAATTAATAGCATAATAAAATCATTTCTTTTTATTGTGAGCTTGTTGTTCATCGTTTCAACAAATGCTCAAAGCCATAAAATTCCGAATAAACCCTCATTTATTCCACCAATCATTGATAGCACTAAAACATTATCTGATGCTGAATATAAATTTTTGTATGAAAAGTTAAAAAGCTACTATGATTCTACTTCTACAGAAATTTTTGTAATGATTATTGGCAGTACCAAAGGAGAACAAATTGCTCGTTATGCTACTGATTTGGGTCATAAATGGGAAATTGGTCAAAAAGGAAAAGATAATGGAATAATTTTTTTAGTTGCAAAAGATGATCGAAAAATAACCATTCAAGCAGGATATGGAACAGAACATTTGCTAACAGATGCTTTATCCAAACGAGTGATAGAGCAAATTGTTAAACCTGAATTTAAAACCGGAAATTATTATAACGGAATTGAAAAAGGAACTTCTGCCATTATTCAAATAATGAATGGCGAATATAAAAACGATAAGAGCAACAAAAATCCAGATGGCTTTCCGTTCATTATAATTATCATTTTTATTGTTGTTTTACTTATTATTTTATCGAATAAAAAAAATAAAGGTGGTGGCAATTCAGGTCGTTTCTCCGGACCCGATTTAATGGATGTTATTATTCTTAGTAGTATGGGTCGTGGCGGCGGAAGCTTTGGTGGCGGTGATTTTGGCGGCGGCTCATCAGGTAGATTTGGCGGCTTTGGCGGCGGCGGCGGCTTTGGCGGTGGTGGTGCTAGCGGAAGTTGGTAAAATAAAATTCAATCATAAAAAAATGCCCCAAATAGTCAATAACTTTCGGGGCATTTTCTTTGAATTATTTCTTTAATCTAAAATAAACATTCCGCCTTCATTATCCTTTTTCCCTCCAAATTTATCTAATTTGTATGTTAGTGAAAACATCACATATTGTTGTAAAACGATATTTTCAGCATCGGTAATCGCCGTTGGTGTAATAGTTCTTCGCACACCTACATTTTGGTTTAGAACATCATACACTTTTACTTTAGCAAGCAACCTGTCTTTGTAGAAATTATACCCTAAACTCGTGTTCCATAAATAAAAATCTTTCTGAAAACCATCAGCAATATTGGAATTGTAAGTATAGCCAAAATCATTTCCAAAAACTACTTTCTTAGGCCAATAACTGGTGAATTCCAATTTGAATTTATGCACAAAATTATTGGCATTTTCAATAACATAATTTTTAAAATCGGTTGAATTGAAATTGTAATTATACGAGGGTGCAATGGTCACTAAATCTTCAATACTCCAATTTAAACTTACTCTTGGCTCTATTTTCCAACCTTTTGCTTCGTATAATTCGGCATTGGTTAATCCTTGATTAATATTGTAACCGGAATCTAAACCGGCACTAATGCGTAATGTTCTCTTTTCTTTTTTAAACGATTTACTCCAAGAAAATCCCATATAACTACTCAATCCTTTATCTACATTTTCATACGTCGTTTGAGCTCTAAAACTTTCATCATAAACAGTTGAAGAAACAATTTGATCTTTGGACATTGTCATTCCGCCATAAAAGAAAAAACCGCTTCTTGATTGCCAGTCATAATTATTAAAATTGGAATAAACAGAATGTTGTTGAGTAGGATTTAATTCGCCATTTCCAACAATCGTATTTAATGGATTAGAAAGATTTTCTACCGGAAGAAATTGGTTCGCCAATGGCAATTCCATCTTAAAATTATAATTAGCATAAATGGATTTTCCTTTGCTGATCGTGTAATATAAATTAGCAGAACCTCTTGGGAAAACATAATTTTTGTTCAATCGTGTATTAACTGCCAAATAATCGGATTCATTTTTAAATGTAACAAACTCCGGACCTGCTCCAAATCCGGCTCTCAAATTCTTTTTATTCCAACTTAATCGTGCCGAAGGATGAATTCTAATAACACTCGAATTAATTTCGTTGGATAATGGAGCATTAAATTCAGAATAACTTCCGGCAACTTCATCAAAATCAAAAGTAGCGTCTGAATCTTGAGAAGCATAATAAGTAAACTGCGACGCAATACTTACTTTTAAAGAATCCGTTATGGGTTCACTGTAGCGAACTTCTGTTTCTATTTTATTAAATTTTCTATCCCTAAAAACATTTTGATCGCGTATATCATCCGGTTCTCCCGTTAAATAGTAAAATGTAGAAGAATTCAAATTAGAAAAAGTGTTTGTTTTTTTATGTTCATTTGTCAACGAAGCAGAAATTCCACGCTCTTTCTTTTTTAATGATTTAAAGAAGTAAATACTGTTTTCAAAAGAAGTATCATCCACATCTGAAAATGAATTAGAATTACTTTCATTTGACAGTTCATTTGCTTGATTACGAGTTTCTTGATTAGTATTGAAACGATCTTTATTTAAAGCTTTCACAAACTTTGGCTCCACATAAATCGTAGCAGTTGAATCTAATTTTATTTCGAAATTAAAACTCAAATTATGTGAATTTCCAATTCGGTTTGAAGTTGAATTTGATTCTGTAAAAGTAGTTTCCGTTGGTAATAAATTGGTGCGTGAAGTTCGACTTACATTTTCGGTTTCAGCATTGGTAAAAAAGTAATTGTTATTGACATCAACTTTTTTAAACCATTTGTCTGCGTAATTAATTCCAATTAAATTGGAAGTGGTTAAGCCGTTACTTCCGCCAAAACTCATTCCGTTAATTCCAAAAGAACCATCATCGCTGGAATAAACTGATACATTTCTACCGCCACCCATATTGTCAAAAATTTCATTCATCGAAAATCCGACCGAATTGATATTGTTTGCCGAAGCTAAAACGCTAATCTTTTGTTCGCCTTTAAACCAATTGAGCAACAAACTGGATTCGTATCGTTCATCGGAACCATATCCTCCCATAATTTTACCGAAAAAACCTTTATTTTTATCTTCTTGTATGGTAAGATTTATGGTTTTTTCCTCACCGGAAGCCGTTTCGCCCGACAATTCTTCGGATTTTGTTTTAGTATCGACTACTTGAATTTTTTCGATGATTTCTGCAGGAAGATTTTGTGTGGCGATTTTTCCGTCTTTGCCAAAAAATGGTTTTCCGTTCACAAGGATTTGGTTAACTTCTTTTCCGTTTACGGTGATTTTTCCTTCCGGAGAGATTTCTACTCCGGGTAATTGTTTGAGTAATTTTTCAACATTAGCATCGGCTCCTACTTTAAAAGAGGCGGCATCAAATTCTAACGTATCATTTTTAATTCTGATGGGAGGAGCTTCGCCTTTCACAACTACTTCATCAAGGTTTGTTCCGCCTTCTTTCAAATTGATAACGCCTAATTCAAGATTTTCGTTAATTGAACTTATTTCTTTGCTATAATTTTCATATCCCAAAAAAGAAACTTTTAAAATAAGTGGTTGAGAGTTTTTCCTTGTTCTTATTTCAAAATTTCCATTTTTTTCTGAAATGGTATAATCAATTACGGTTGAATCTTTTTTGGAAGTGAGATAAACTGTAGCCGATTCGAGAGGAAGTTTGGATAAATCATCAATAATTTTTCCTTTAACAGTAACGAAATTTTGACTGTATGAAACGGAAACCAATAAAAATAAAACTAGAACGGAAAAATTTCTGTGCATAAATGTGTGGTTATAAGTGTGAGAAAATTCTATAACAGCAAATTAACACTTTTAGTATGTTTAGTTGAATATTTCTTACAAAAAATTTAACATTTGAAATTA
Coding sequences within it:
- a CDS encoding LemA family protein, with amino-acid sequence MKKWLLPVGIIVILVIIAVSSYNGLVSVQADAKTAWSNVESSYQRRNDLIGNLVKTVQGAADFERGTLTAVIEARAKATSITIDPTNITPEQMSQFQQTQDGLAGALKSLLVTVERYPELKANQNFLELQAQLEGTENRINVVRDRYNETVNVYDKKIKSFPTVLFAGIMGFKEMERFKAAAGAENAPDVNFDFK
- a CDS encoding TPM domain-containing protein, coding for MSKVEDFLTHEEEQEIVKAIAVAELNTSGEIRVHIENHTDLKPLERAQEVFNQLKMNETELRNGVLFYVGVSDHTFAIIGDKGINDKVENDFWDCTKDVVIESFKSKQFKEGLIKGVLRAGERLKEYFPLLTDDENELSNEISKG
- a CDS encoding LemA family protein, with the protein product MTGLLIVIGIIVLLAFMAIGIYNGLVSNRNNRENAFADIDVQLKQRHDLIPQLIGSVKGYMEHERGTLEAITNARSRAMNATGINDKIAAEQELSGALRGLSIQVEAYPDLKANQNFLQLQNEISDIENKLAAARRYFNSATRELNNAVQKFPNNILAGMFGFKTEPMFDLGVTERANLDKAPEVKF
- a CDS encoding TPM domain-containing protein, coding for MSKINSIIKSFLFIVSLLFIVSTNAQSHKIPNKPSFIPPIIDSTKTLSDAEYKFLYEKLKSYYDSTSTEIFVMIIGSTKGEQIARYATDLGHKWEIGQKGKDNGIIFLVAKDDRKITIQAGYGTEHLLTDALSKRVIEQIVKPEFKTGNYYNGIEKGTSAIIQIMNGEYKNDKSNKNPDGFPFIIIIIFIVVLLIILSNKKNKGGGNSGRFSGPDLMDVIILSSMGRGGGSFGGGDFGGGSSGRFGGFGGGGGFGGGGASGSW
- a CDS encoding M23 family metallopeptidase; the encoded protein is MSKKVKYYYDTESLAYKKISPKKGRKFGYVALFLISSALFGFLCFVILLNTPYFETPKDRLQAREIDNMKLRYAILNKKMDQLDEVIANIEERDNNLYRIYFNSSPIPSEQRKAGFGGVNRYKELEGFDNSELVINTTKRVDMISKELAIQSKSLDEILVLAKGKEKLLAAIPAIQPVKNEDLTRVASGFGYRNDPFTKIRKMHQGMDFTAKTGTPVYATGDGVVERADNSMSGFGNLIIIKHGFGYTTYYAHLSKYKARVGQKVKRGDIIGYVGSTGRSEAPHLHYEVHKDGEPINPINFYYGSISAEEYIAISKIANQENQALD
- a CDS encoding TonB-dependent receptor — its product is MHRNFSVLVLFLLVSVSYSQNFVTVKGKIIDDLSKLPLESATVYLTSKKDSTVIDYTISEKNGNFEIRTRKNSQPLILKVSFLGYENYSKEISSINENLELGVINLKEGGTNLDEVVVKGEAPPIRIKNDTLEFDAASFKVGADANVEKLLKQLPGVEISPEGKITVNGKEVNQILVNGKPFFGKDGKIATQNLPAEIIEKIQVVDTKTKSEELSGETASGEEKTINLTIQEDKNKGFFGKIMGGYGSDERYESSLLLNWFKGEQKISVLASANNINSVGFSMNEIFDNMGGGRNVSVYSSDDGSFGINGMSFGGSNGLTTSNLIGINYADKWFKKVDVNNNYFFTNAETENVSRTSRTNLLPTETTFTESNSTSNRIGNSHNLSFNFEIKLDSTATIYVEPKFVKALNKDRFNTNQETRNQANELSNESNSNSFSDVDDTSFENSIYFFKSLKKKERGISASLTNEHKKTNTFSNLNSSTFYYLTGEPDDIRDQNVFRDRKFNKIETEVRYSEPITDSLKVSIASQFTYYASQDSDATFDFDEVAGSYSEFNAPLSNEINSSVIRIHPSARLSWNKKNLRAGFGAGPEFVTFKNESDYLAVNTRLNKNYVFPRGSANLYYTISKGKSIYANYNFKMELPLANQFLPVENLSNPLNTIVGNGELNPTQQHSVYSNFNNYDWQSRSGFFFYGGMTMSKDQIVSSTVYDESFRAQTTYENVDKGLSSYMGFSWSKSFKKEKRTLRISAGLDSGYNINQGLTNAELYEAKGWKIEPRVSLNWSIEDLVTIAPSYNYNFNSTDFKNYVIENANNFVHKFKLEFTSYWPKKVVFGNDFGYTYNSNIADGFQKDFYLWNTSLGYNFYKDRLLAKVKVYDVLNQNVGVRRTITPTAITDAENIVLQQYVMFSLTYKLDKFGGKKDNEGGMFILD
- a CDS encoding MerR family transcriptional regulator, translated to MHLNLPEKRYYSIGELAKAFDVNASLIRFWDKEFDILKPKKNAKGNRMFTPEDVKNLQLIYHLVKERGFTLEGAKTHLKEGQKKTLDKFEIISKLEGIKAQLTELKNAL
- the alaS gene encoding alanine--tRNA ligase; translated protein: MKSQDIRNQFLQFFESKGHLIVPSAPIVLKDDPTLMFNNSGMAQFKEYFLGNAEPKSKRIADTQKCLRVSGKHNDLEDVGFDTYHHTMFEMLGNWSFGDYFKKDAINWAWELLTEVYKIPKENLYVSVFEGNPEENVPFDQEAWDIWKELIDEDRIILGNKKDNFWEMGDQGPCGPCSEIHVDLRSEEEKANVSGKSLVNNDHPQVVEIWNNVFMEFNRKADGSLEKLPAQHVDTGMGFERLCMALQGKTSNYDTDVFTPLIEKVEQITGLKYTSNEVKNISEEQNKINIAIRVVVDHIRAVAFAIADGQLPSNTGAGYVIRRILRRAIRYGFTFLNTKEPFINKLVEVLANQMGEFFPEIKSQQNLVTNVIREEEASFLRTLDQGLQLLENVVSETKGNEVSGAKVFELYDTFGFPKDLTALILKEKGFSFNETEFENELQKQKTRSRAASEVSTEDWSVLIPGNVETFVGYDQTENEVKITRIRKVDSKKDGILYQIVLDATPFYPEGGGQVGDKGTLISANESIEIIDTKKENNLILHFAKQLPENLSGSFVAKVNTDLRTSTSKNHSATHLMHLALRTILGTHVEQKGSLVNPNYLRFDFSHFSKVSDEEIKQVEDFVNQRIEEQLQLVEHRNIPIQQAMEQGAMALFGEKYGDSVRMIEFGDSKELCGGIHVKNTADIWHFKIISEGAVAAGIRRIEAITGDAVKDFYKNQENTLAELKETLKNPQDILKSVVSLQDDNAKLKKQIEQLLREKAKNLKGELASELREINGIKFLAKQVDLNPEGAKDLAYELGNLGNNLFLVLATAEDNKPMLTCYISKELVATHNLNAGQVVRELGKYIQGGGGGQPFFATAGGKNVDGIKEALEKAIDFIK
- a CDS encoding M48 family metallopeptidase, which gives rise to MKYIGIQEQIRRNNRKSVLLLIAFPTVLLLSVYAVVFLMQYQPDYGYDLDYINQSFLSIAPFVMVVVAIWFAIAYFGHTKMISMATGAKPLERKSNMKIYNLVENLCISQGMRMPKVEIIESSALNAYASGIDEKTYTVTLTRGIIEALEEDELEGVIAHELMHIQNRDVRLLVVSIIFVGIFTFIMEISFRSMLYGGGRRNNKDSGKFILVILVVSVVAYLLTMLFRFSLSRSREYMADSGAAAMTRKPWALASALKKISGHHHIKDVKSEEIKQMFIENTPDKKNANIFSSLGGLFATHPPIEKRIAFLEKV